In the genome of Calothrix sp. PCC 6303, the window ACAGCAACTGGTAATAATTATGTCACAATTTTTAACCTCTGAACAAGTTTTTCAAAGCCTTGAACATTCTATTAGCAGGTTTTTAACACCATTTCAAAGAAAAACCTTACTGAAGCATTTACAAACAAATTTGCAACCAGAATATAGACGCAGATTAGAAATAATGCTGTTAGCAGATATAGGCAAATCTCAAACTCAAATCTGCCAAACTCTGGGTTGTTCGCAAGAGATGGCACGGTACTGGATTAGTCGAGCAGAAGCTGGTTTAGCCCACAAATGGCAAGAGCGATCGCTTGGGAGACCAAAGACCATTAATGACCAATATATCCAGAGATTAAAGGAATTGGTTAGCAAAAATCCGCGAGACTACGGTTATAGCTTTCAAAATTGGACTGCTCAATGGTTGAGTAAGCATTTGGCAAATGAATTTGGAATTGAAATCAGCGATCGCCATATCAATCGGTTGCTTAAAAATATGGGACTTTCTACAAAGTCCAAAAATGCAAGCGAGAAAATAACTAATCAAAATCAAAAGTCTGGTATCACGATTTGCGACCTCCAATCAAATACTGAGAATAGAATGCATTTGTCGTTGAATTTAATTTAGTTTTGGGGATTGGGAATTGGGTATAATTCCCTCTTTCGTTCCTTTTCTCTTTCTTTTCCCTCTTTCTACTTAGGGGTAAATCGTGATTTCACAAGAACAATTGAGTCAACAAATTGCTGCTATTTTTGGTGAATCTCTTAGTAATAGGGAACTCAAAGAGTGCTTAACAGTGTTGGAAATTGTCCAACCACCACCAGCAAAGCAGTTTTGGCAAACTACAGATGCTAATGGTGGTGTTTATATTGTGCTTTCCGGTAAAGTTCGACTGCTCGAATCTACGGGGAATTTAATTACTACCCTGACAACCGGAGCATCATTTGGCGAACAA includes:
- a CDS encoding helix-turn-helix domain-containing protein; the encoded protein is MSQFLTSEQVFQSLEHSISRFLTPFQRKTLLKHLQTNLQPEYRRRLEIMLLADIGKSQTQICQTLGCSQEMARYWISRAEAGLAHKWQERSLGRPKTINDQYIQRLKELVSKNPRDYGYSFQNWTAQWLSKHLANEFGIEISDRHINRLLKNMGLSTKSKNASEKITNQNQKSGITICDLQSNTENRMHLSLNLI